One window of Microtus pennsylvanicus isolate mMicPen1 chromosome X, mMicPen1.hap1, whole genome shotgun sequence genomic DNA carries:
- the LOC142840407 gene encoding profilin-1-like, which translates to MQCAADMSQDFWQDCLKLFLQAEICSDAAVVTNRPPWLLASCPEGNFIQMTQEEVQTLLAKDRREKLFLRGVTLAGIKCLLIRDNLFTEGNNSMDLRTKGQSRSSQAVTVVQMGSVYLVVMGKKGTEGGPLNLKAFEIAGYMREAILKQVSRC; encoded by the coding sequence ATGCAGTGCGCAGCGGACATGAGCCAAGACTTCTGGCAAGACTGCCTCAAATTGTTCCTACAGGCGGAGATATGCAGTGATGCAGCAGTTGTCACCAACCGTCCACCCTGGCTTTTAGCTTCTTGCCCCGAAGGCAACTTTATCCAGATGACCCAGGAAGAAGTTCAGACCTTACTGGCAAAAGACCGGCGAGAAAAGCTGTTTCTCCGGGGAGTCACCCTTGCTGGGATCAAATGCCTGCTAATCCGAGACAACCTGTTCACCGAGGGCAACAACAGCATGGACCTGCGCACCAAAGGTCAAAGCCGAAGTAGCCAGGCTGTGACAGTCGTTCAGATGGGATCTGTGTACCTTGTGGTGATGGGGAAAAAGGGGACCGAAGGAGGACCTCTCAATCTCAAAGCTTTTGAGATAGCAGGCTACATGAGAGAGGCCATTCTTAAACAAGTTTCCCGCtgctaa